A region of the Primulina eburnea isolate SZY01 chromosome 7, ASM2296580v1, whole genome shotgun sequence genome:
tatttttattattattcgcATCCTAAATTTACTTTTAAATAAGTTCTACTCCATATTTTATTTCGCTATTTAAATTCAAAGAGTACTGATTCCAGATTTTTATAGATTTGAAATTAGTGGCAATTTTATATAGTTTTTTGGtcttaaatatataaatttatttgcattttcatatacatcataaaaacattgaaaaacaaagtttagatacaaaatttttattttaaatttaatttaacttatttaaaaaaaataattgtgtATTTTCATGATTTAGTTAATACgatatattattaaatgaacTAGAAAATATGCTACTAAATATAAAAACTAGACTATATATTTGAGAACATGGAGTATTTCATAAAAGCAAAACGTAATAGTTTAGAATAATCGTTACTTTTTACGGATTCATTCTAcatgaaatatatttattacCAGGCTCTGAAAACACATTATACACAAATATCAAATCCAAGAGGGAGAAATCAAACCGGTGAAAAAGAGAACGCATACATATCTAATCTCATGTTTGATGGTGACGACGACGACGATACGTGAATCTGAGTGCAACACAATCGTCGAAAatacaatgcaaacacaaatgaTACAACTAGAACCTTCCACTTTCAGTAAGACTAGTCGAATATTTAAGTTGAGCTGCAGACCGCAGGAGCAATCGAAACGCGGTCCTGCACACTTTTAAATCCAAATGAATGAGTACAATTTCATTCTGATTATGTTGACAGTTCCATTTTCAACAATAGATGTCTTTAGCTTGTAAATATCAGAGGTGATCGATTATTCACGTTTTGGTGAATTCTTCTTGAATAATGAATAGGCGTCACTGTATATCGCCACCAGATTGGAGAAGATGGCTAAAACAATCATGAATACGGATAAGATCTTGTCCTTATTTGTGGCTAAGCCATACGGGTCCCTGGGCCAACAAGAACAGTGTCACGATTAACTTCACGTAATTTGGGCATAATTTTTGTGGGAACTCATATAATCTAACGCATTCAAGTGGTTCATAGTGTAATATTTCGCCCCACGTCAAATTGTGGAACGTGTGTGACTTGCTTTATATGACCGAGCAATGACCACTTCTAGCAATTTGgattatatcatttttttgTAAAGTGAGTGCAGATATCAGCTACTTTAGAAAACGCATTGCCaagagacactacttgtatggtacTGTGTGCCTGGGGCATGACAGAAATAAAAAACTTACCGGAGTGCCACCGCAGATGGAAGGATGAAACCAATGCAAACAGCAGCTGTAGCTCCAGTGAACTGGAAGGCGTCCCAAATGCTTGGTATGAAGTTTGCACCCAAAAAGATGACGACAAGGAGCCCAATACTGAGCAACGCAAACCTGGAGTTGTCTGAGACCAACGGCCTAGCGGATGGAAATAGGAGTCCATCTATGTTTAGCCTCAGGGGATAAAAAACAATGGGAAAAACGAGCATCAAATGGGCTGCGTAGCTAACACGGACAATATCGTTGAGTAGTGACCCAAATGGAATGCCAAGATCCGTAGAGAAATTGGCAAGAACGTCATCAAGTATTGCTTCACCAAATAAGAGGTACCCGAAGATGCTAGTCATTATATACACACTTGAGCAAAGGAGAAGGGAGGTTCTAACAACAGACTTTATCTGTGTGCTATCATCAAGCTCGTTGGCTATTGAGTGCACTGCAAAACAGAAAATGCATCCATCTCAAAGAAACCATCTAAGTTTCTGTAAGGATCTCAATTTGAGGACATGAACACAAATCTCTGGCTGATTATAAATTTAAGAGCCATTGTACATTTACatatttatcaaaatttagCTTCTGGTTCTGTCGAATGTAAAAGCATAAAGTAAAAACGTGCAAATTAAGTCCCaaaaatgaaattgactagTTGATTACATACCATTGTAATGGCATATGTATGCAGTGACAAGAACAGGAACTGCGGTGAAGAGGTTAAAGAATGAAGCAACATCGGTGATATTGGGAAGCAATCTAGGCATCAGAACAGTTCCATTTATCAACTTGAAGAGTGTAATACCCACAGTAATGACAAGAAATACAACGGCCAGTGCAACTGATAGAGTAGATGTGTATCTCAATGAATCTGTAAACAAATGAATAAAACATTCGACATTTCAACTTCAACAAATGAACGGAGAAATAAACTACTGACAAAATCAGTAAACAAAggcaaataataattttaataataaaagaaaattCCTTGTGTTATTCTTGATACAAGATTAATTCGACTAATGTGATTCATGTATTTGGTGGGAAACTAGTTCACATGACACAATTAACTGtatagaaaaaggaaaaagtaaACAAATATGAAGCAAAAAATACTTCAAAAGCGTAACATAAAATTCAATGCC
Encoded here:
- the LOC140836313 gene encoding amino acid transporter AVT6A-like, yielding MIIIGDVLSGTTSGGVHNAGVLEGWFGEHWWNTRFFVLLITALVIFAPLAGLKRIDSLRYTSTLSVALAVVFLVITVGITLFKLINGTVLMPRLLPNITDVASFFNLFTAVPVLVTAYICHYNVHSIANELDDSTQIKSVVRTSLLLCSSVYIMTSIFGYLLFGEAILDDVLANFSTDLGIPFGSLLNDIVRVSYAAHLMLVFPIVFYPLRLNIDGLLFPSARPLVSDNSRFALLSIGLLVVIFLGANFIPSIWDAFQFTGATAAVCIGFILPSAVALRDPYGLATNKDKILSVFMIVLAIFSNLVAIYSDAYSLFKKNSPKRE